GTAATTGTATTATACAGCATATATGTGGAGAGCCTACGTGAAATTTCCTTGCTGCCTGCTCGGGTAGATTAAAATCAAGGCATATTTTGGAGGAATTTATAATAAAACGACAATGGAAACACTGGTGGAGAGTTTTTCAGACTACCACATTCACTGagttattttatgttgtctCAAACACACTGTACAGAGAgtacaaataaaatgaactggTTGCAGAATGCAGAAACTTAAATAAGATTCTCTACCCAGTGAGTGTCATACTTCCTACCTGTGTATCATCGCCTGATTCTCCACTCATTCAGGAGCTGCATGTTATTTACAGCTAAACCTCATGCCTTCTATGTTTCACTCATCTTGTGTCCTGAGCTGTCTGGAATAGATCACACATAGTATAACTTCAGCTGTCTGATTATTAACCATTCGTTATCTTTAGCTTATATGAATATACATTTTCACATGTGTATTATAAATATGTGTAAACACATGGCTCAAATGGCCTAAATGGATTTACATGTGGTTATATTTTTTAGACAAAGCATGGTTTATGGTCTTTTTAGTCAGCTGTTTGAATGAGAAGTCATATCAAAATGTAACCACCTCTCAGTCCATGATgcttatgcaaaaaaaaaaagtttcattgCAGTAAGGTTTAATTCTGATTTATTTGCTGGCAGGGGAcctattttttccccattgtttaaaatgtgcatgtttgcagGATAAAGTGCACATCATGAAAATGTGACACTATTCAGATCAGTGTTTTAGTTTAAGATGTAAAGTCTAAGGAGAGAAATTACAGAGCTGTTTAAATCAGAGGTGTTGTTAAAAGTCCATAAATCAGATTAAAACAGCAACAAGAGTGAACTTTACTTCAGTGAGCAGGTGGATAATAAACGTTATGTCAATACTTTATAAGCTGCTGTtatcaggtgtgtgtgtttccacgACGCAAAGTGATTCCGGTCCATAAAGTTAACCGGGGGGTTAACGTCAGCTCCTCCGGTAACAGCCCGGACTGCGGCTGCAGTCAAACAACCTCCAACTGACAACAGCTTTCAGGGAAACATGGCGACCCGAGTCCTTCAAAGAGTCGGCAAAGGCCTTAAACGGACGACTACTGGACTCCAGACGAACGGCCCGGTCACCGTCACGTTAAGGTTAGAGTTTTACAACAGGCGTTTAACGGTGCGGACGTTTAAATGCTACTTTACCGTGTTTAGCTCCAGCTCGGCTCACACCAATGACAAACTACAGGATgctagctaagctaatgctaaagtGAACGCTAACGTATTGACGTTGGCTACGTTTACATCTGTGCAACGTAGCTAGCATTAGCCTTTTAGCTCCAAACTTGCTCACTTTCCGCTATTTTTTACCCTGCAGAATCACGGAGTTGTGAAGCAACTTGTGCTCCCAACTGTCCTTGTTTACTTTGTACACTTTAAGCCGCAATATGatcaaataacacaaaatcacaactgAGTTTCTGTCGGTCCCACTTCAACTTCAAGGTCAACACGCAATGAATTGCTGCACAGCGCAACTTGCTCTAATAAGTGAATGATTAAGTTTCCTCGCTGTTGCAACTGTGTGTGTCTTGGATGAAGCTGCACTGTAGGTATAACTGTCctttaaatgcagaaatgtgtaTAAAACTGAGCTGCATCTAGCTAATGcagtgtgtttcagtgtttgcGTTAACAAAAACTATCAGAGGTGGACTGCTTCCTGATACACAAAACTGTGGTTGTTGACACTTTAAAATGAAGTTCATAAAAACTAAATGCTGTGCATGTGGCAAGGTTGCTTAGAAATTCATGCAGACTAATCCTGTGGTTATGTGCAGTATGTTCAGCTTATAGCCTctctgctgctggcctctgagctgcaggactGAGGTGGTCTTAAAGGATTTCCTCAAAGTTTGCTGCCACCATCATTTACAAGTTAACAGTTTCAACATGTGCAATGCCACTGACCTGAGTCTAATGAAGGAGGCAAGCACATGTCATGGCAGGTGAATTCTGTACTGTGCATTAAAGGCATAACAATTACAGGTGCAACAGTATTTTGTGATCAGTGCTAGACTTTTGAGGCTGATATTGATAAGGACATTTGAAAGGTTTAAAActgtatatacactactgttcaaaagtttggggccacccagactgtttcatgttttccatgaaaactcacaaatTCTGtaattagaacacaggagtgatggttgctggaaatgctcaTCTGTACctttatgtagatattccattaaaaatcggccatttctagctagaatagtcatttaccacattaacattgtcaagactgtatttctgattaatttagtgttatcttcattgaaaaaactacTTCTCTTTTAaaactaaggacatttctaagtgacctcaaacttttgaagggtATTGTAGATGAGCCAATGGACTCTGTCCAACACAAACGCACAGCATACATCTTTTTGATAATGATCCCTTTAATATACAAGAATTACAAGAAGGGCTTTTGTCTGTAAATTAATAAACTTAGGTCATCATGGAGGCACAGATATTTAAAATTTCTATActtaattttcttgttttctgtctgcagtCATATACGCTAATATATCAGTTAGCCATTTATTAGTTTTGGGACCAAAGTATATACAGAATATCTTTGCAGAAAACAAGCCTGGAAGTTCTCTTAAGTTCTGTATTGACTGGTCAGTTAGTGTCCTCCAGAGTTCAGACCAAACAAAGTGAAATAGTGTTTAGCCATTATGCTGCGAACTGCTTGAATCAGCTCCTTCTGGAACTTAGATTTGCCCCAAATGCAGCTACTTTTAACAATAAGCTGAAGACTGTTCTTTTCTCCATTGATTTTAATTAATGGCTGTTTTTATAAAGTCGGCTCTAAACTTTCTGtacttttatttaacttttcagcacttttattcactttattttaattaatttcttttctattttattgttcACTTTATCTCTTACATgccttttttgtcacttttgcctcttttaattttaattattcTGTTCATCTCTGTGCACTTTATTTAACTTGTCTGTActttttaattagatttttacgactttttttgcctttaaagCATTTTGAATAACGTTCAGTGACGTCCACAAAGCTAGCATTCATACAAAGGAAAATAATAGAAAAGATTCAACATTATTGAAAGAAGAAGGAATGCAATAAAAACACGTTCACCTGGAGACCTAAAGGCAGGAAAACATTACACAGCGGGTGCAAAACCATAAAGTGCACTCAAGGCTGTAAAGTAGCAAACACAGTTGGACAGCTTTTCTGTTGGTGTTTAATTGCTGCATTGTGTAGCAGAAGAAATACCGGTTGTGTCtaacttttgtgttttgtttctcccACAGGAGCCTCTCAGCATTCAGGGAAGACAGCTGGTTCAAATCTCTCTTTGTTAGGAAGGTCGACCCGAGAAAAGATGCTCACTCTCATCTGCTCGCCAAGAAAGAGGACAACAATCTGTACAAAATCCAGTGTATGTGCCGATGAGATTTCCTATATAAAGATGGTCCTGATCGGgaataaatctgttaaatgatttgttttctgctCGTGTTTGTTTCTTGCAGTTCACAATGTCAAGCCAGAGTGCCTTGATGCTTACAATGGACTTTGGTAAGAAATTCTTCTTCCTTAATTGACTTCATTCAGATACCTTGTGAAAGCGTTTAATTTGTAAACCGTGCAGATATTTTGCATTTCCgtacatttgtttgtgtttccttagTGAGGACGTCTTGCCTTCGATTCACGCCGACTCTGAATACCCTTGTGAGCTCGTGGGAACCTGGAACACCTGGTATGGAGAGCAGGACCAGGCAGGTAAGAGGATGCAGCAATCTACAACACTTTGTAAACCTGCATTTGAATTGCCCACAGCTGAATGATGAATGTCTTGTTAAATCAAACTAAATGCCCTTTATTGCAAACATTATTTCACTGACAAATGCAAGACACACAAGAGGATTTTATTACAAAGTTAAATTGACAACTATGATTTATGTTGTCAGTGATTACAACAGTTATAGCTTCTCAAATGTTGGGATTCTTTGCTTttgtgttctatgtgtaattGAATAACATTTTTGgcttcagtttttaaatttaCCTTTGGCTTTAAGGACATGCTGACaaatatttttcacagttttctgacgtttttttgtaaataaattcagcacAATTTATTCAGCTAAATGAATAACCACAAATATAATATTGTAACgtgtacctttttttttaagctttaaagTTGAACTCAACTGAATCGATGGATGCATGTCCTTTAAGTTTGTTGCTGCAGATTCAGAATAGCATGAAGCGTGCAGCATTTTACAAACTGTGTATCTCTTGTTATCTCATGCTTGACTCCAAGGatataaagacagaaatgtccTGACAGCACTCCAGTTAGTCTCCTCCTCAGTGAACCAAACCAGcactttcacagtttttctattttagCTAATTATAGCCGTGGCTGCATTGCACTTCTCCTGGCTGCTGTCCATCTTGTCCTTGTGGTGACATTTGTCATTCCTCAGCTGTCTCTAATGTCACAGTGCAGTGATGTTAGGAAAGAGAATCTAAACCCAGGGTGCTCTTTTGGTGTAACTATTATAAATTATCGttttttttgtagatgttttgtgtatttagtTTTAAATTTGATCACTGGATTCAATGTGTTTGTCTGCACTGTGGTGGAATTTATGATACTCAGGTTTAATAGAAACATTTATAGATTGTATTGACAGAGTAAAGGCTTTTCAGCTTCTTGAAAAGGAAGTTGTCTCTCATTTCCCTAAAACACGAAGCGTATAAACATGTTCTAGCGgtcttttatgtgttttcccTGCAGCACGTTCTCACATTTTATGAGATGTAATTGTAGCGGTAACATGATGTAATTTCCTGTCATGTTGACCAGAGATTCATGGCCTATAGACTGGATCTCCACATCACAGGTGGTGTCGAGACAAAATTAACTACAGATGCTAATGTGAAGGAAGAACACTGCAAGGTCTGTTCGAGAGCTGCATTATTTTTGGCTCTTCTGCTCCTTCTATTCTAGTTCACCTGTGGAGATATCGGGGAGGATACCCGGCTCTCACCGAAGTCATGAACAAACTCAGGCAGAATAAGGTAACGGGTGCTCGGATTAGATCTGTTTGCTGGCAGTTGGTGACTGCAGGCCGCCGTTCCTGGCAGCGCACCCCTCAAGTTAGATCCACAGACCTTTCCTCCATCCATGTGTTTCACCATCTTTATCTGTGATCCTCCAGCTCTTTGTTGTGATTGTAATTTTAATGAAGATATCTTTAGAGCTTCACAAAAAGTTAGTTATGTGCTGTAAGTAAGGTAAGTAGACATAAGGCAACTGATCCTGTCTAAATTAATGAgtaattctttgtttttcctttttcaagTTTAAAGGATTCAACAAACTTattgcaaaatgagaaaaataacataattcagaataaatattACTACAGTGTTTGTAAATTGCAAATTTATTTGTACTGGCAATCTTGAAGACTTTCAAAGATTCATAACATGTCTGTTAAAGACAGCCTCTGGTGAACACCACAGCAGTTTTATCAGAGTcttaggtgagctggtgtgcttgagctgcagctaGCGGTGAAGCGGTGGATGAAAAAGTGGTTGAAGCTTCATAGACCTGCATATTCTGGAAGATGTAGGGGTGCAGAATTACATATGAGCCATTTTGAGGAGAATATTTTAATAAGACAAACTAAAATGTGTAACTGAGACACAGAGAGGAGGTTTTAGGGTTCTAATCAATGAATGAAAGGGGACTTTGAAGCCCTTTTTATTGTCCAATGAGGTAACACGATGGTGACTCAGCCTGTGACTCACTGCTGAATATATTTGAAAGTCCTTGCATTTGCACAAAGTGGTTGTTTGTGGCAACATTCCAGGACTAAATTATGAGTCATGTGCAGTTAATTACCTGTTTCATCAGCCAgcagttgtttttctgctaGAGATGGAGCTCATAGAGGAGCGTTATTTTTTAACCGACAGCTAAAAAAGTAACACTGTTCTGAAGTAAGAAATGACACAGTGAACATAATCCATGTAGATGGAGCTCATACCacagactcttttttttttctaactcaCTTGTGTAAAGTGGGCATAAGGTTTTGTCCTCTTTTGGCTTTCATGTGTGACACTGTTTGGATCGCTAGAAAGTCAAGTTCAAAAATACACCTGCTGATCACCAAAGAGAACAAGAGCTGAAATCTTCAAGATTGCCACTTTAAATCTATCTTAAGCTCCTTGACCATATTGACGTCACTCATAGAGtagcatttaaaatgtaaaatgcagcCGTTACTGATCACAAACACTGACAGATTTCAGacataaaatgtttttcaaacaacatgaacttttcattttcaagttGCACACCATCTCATAAGTTTCAGACAATAACCATATACTAAGTCAAATTACTTTACATCTTAGAAGAATGTATTCATGTGCTTTAATTGGCACaagttgatttttgtgttttgtgactGGATGCTGATCACCCAAAACAGATTTGTGCACTCTTAAATGTCTCTGCA
This genomic stretch from Acanthochromis polyacanthus isolate Apoly-LR-REF ecotype Palm Island chromosome 17, KAUST_Apoly_ChrSc, whole genome shotgun sequence harbors:
- the LOC110969697 gene encoding protein NipSnap homolog 2-like, with product MATRVLQRVGKGLKRTTTGLQTNGPVTVTLRSLSAFREDSWFKSLFVRKVDPRKDAHSHLLAKKEDNNLYKIQFHNVKPECLDAYNGLCEDVLPSIHADSEYPCELVGTWNTWYGEQDQAVHLWRYRGGYPALTEVMNKLRQNKVFMDYRNERGKMLLSRRNQLLREFSFWNEPVPRPGPNIYELRSYQLRPGTMIEWGNYWARAIEIRQQNHEAVGGFFSQIGNLYTVHHLWAYKDLQSREDTRNAAWQREGWDEVVYYTVPLIQHMESRIMIPMKTSPLK